The following are encoded in a window of Apteryx mantelli isolate bAptMan1 unplaced genomic scaffold, bAptMan1.hap1 HAP1_SCAFFOLD_33, whole genome shotgun sequence genomic DNA:
- the LOC136996264 gene encoding olfactory receptor 14C36-like: protein MSFPRWTVPCAQKKQMSNSSSPKEFLLRAFADTRELQLLHFSLFLGLYLAALLGNGLIITAIACDHRLHTPMYFFLLNLSILDLGTISTSVPKSMAISLWNSRAISYSGCAAQVFFLVIFILAEYFLLTVMAYDRFVAICRPLHYSTLMGSRACVKMAAAVWGSGFLNAVLHTANTFSLPLCRGNAVEQFYCSLPQLRRLSCSGSYLRESGVTVVSLCLVLGCFVFIVLSYVQIFTAVLRIPSEQGRHKAFSTCLPHLVVVSLFVSTLMFAQLSLSISSPAQDLVMAVLYSVVPPIVNPLIYSMRNKELKDALRKLIQWTCLYTTVKEALVRKAGI, encoded by the exons atgtctttccctcgCTGGACAGTCCCCTGTGCCCAgaagaagcaaatgtccaacagcagctccccgaaagagttcctcctccgagcatttgcagacacacgggagctgcagctcttgcacttctcgctcttcctgggcctctacctggctgccctcctgggcaatggcctcatcatcactgccatagcctgtgaccaccgcctccacacccccatgtacttcttcctcctcaacctctccatcctcgacctcggcaccatctccacctctgtccccaaatccatggccattTCCCTCTGGAACAGCAGGGcaatttcctactcgggatgtgctgcccaggtttttttccttgtcattttcattttggctgagtactttcttctcacagtcatggcctatgaccgctttgttgccatctgcagacccctgcactacagcacgctcatgggcagcagagcttgcgtcaaaatggcagcagctgtctggggaagcggttttctcaatgctgtgctgcacactgcaaataccttttcactaccactctgccgagGGAATGCCGTGGAGCAGTTTTACTGTTCACTTCCCCAGCTCCGCAGGCTCTCCTGTTcaggctcctacctcagggaatctggagttactgtggttagtctttgtttagtccttgggtgttttgttttcattgtgctgtcctacgtgcagatcttcactgctgtgctgaggatcccctctgagcagggacggcacaaagccttttccacatgcctccctcacctggttgtggtctccctgtttgtcagcaccctCATGTTTGCCCAGCTCAGTttgtccatctcctccccagctcaggatctggtgatggcagttctgtactcggtggttcCTCCAatagtgaaccctctcatctacagcatgaggaacaaggagctcaaggatgcgctgaggaaactgatccaatgg acctgcctctaCACTACAGTCAAGGAAGCCTTGGTAAGGAAAGCTGGGATCTAa